The following coding sequences lie in one Xiphophorus maculatus strain JP 163 A chromosome 4, X_maculatus-5.0-male, whole genome shotgun sequence genomic window:
- the ccnd1 gene encoding G1/S-specific cyclin-D1 encodes MEEQLLCCEVDSIRRAHQDENLLNDRVLQTMLKAEENYLPSPNYFKCVQKEIIPKMRKILATWMLEVCEEQKCEEEVFPLAMNYLDRFLSVEATRKTRLQLLGATCMFLASKMKETVPLTAEKLCIYTDNSVLPGELLQMELLVLSKLKWDLASVTPHDFIEHFLSKLKIHPSTKQILRKHAQTFVALCATDVNFIASPPSMVAAGSVVAAVQGLYLKSQDASLSSPNLTNFLSQVIRSDPDCLRSCQEQIESLLESSLRQAQQHGGAAETKRMDEDADLSCTPTDVRDVNI; translated from the exons ATGGAGGAGCAGCTGCTGTGCTGCGAGGTGGACTCTATCAGGAGAGCCCACCAGGACGAGAACCTACTTAATGACCGAGTCCTACAGACTATGCTGAAGGCAGAGGAGAACTACTTACCGTCCCCCAACTACTTCAAGTGTGTTCAGAAAGAGATTATACccaaaatgaggaaaatactAGCCACTTGGATGTTGGAG GTCTGCGAAGAGCAGAAGTGCGAGGAGGAGGTTTTTCCGCTGGCGATGAACTATTTGGACAGATTTTTATCAGTGGAGGCCACCAGGAAAACAAGACTGCAGCTGCTAGGAGCAACCTGCATGTTTCTAGCATCCAAGATGAAGGAGACTGTCCCCCTCACTGCAGAGAAGCTCTGCATCTACACGGACAACTCGGTCCTACCCGGGGAGCTGCTG CAAATGGAGCTGCTGGTTCTCAGCAAGCTCAAGTGGGATCTGGCTTCAGTCACTCCTCATGACTTCATTGAGCACTTCCTGTCCAAGTTGAAGATTCACCCCTCCACAAAGCAGATCCTCAGGAAACACGCTCAGACCTTCGTGGCGCTCTGCGCAACAG ATGTCAACTTTATTGCTAGTCCTCCATCAATGGTGGCAGCAGGAAGTGTGGTGGCTGCTGTTCAAGGTCTCTACCTGAAAAGCCAAGACGCCTCCCTCTCCTCACCAAACCTCACCAACTTCCTGTCACAGGTCATTCGCAGTGACCCG GACTGTCTGCGGTCGTGTCAGGAGCAGATAGAGTCGCTATTGGAGTCCAGTCTGCGACAGGCTCAGCAACACGGTGGCGCAGCAGAAACCAAACGCATGGACGAGGACGCCGACCTGTCCTGCACGCCCACAGACGTGAGAGACGTCAACATCTGA